In Streptomyces sp. TS71-3, the following proteins share a genomic window:
- a CDS encoding SAM-dependent methyltransferase, which produces MERPPWAPRGIDVSVPSVARIYDFYLGGSHNFEADRAAGRKAMESMPGLPGLARANRAFLRRAVRYAMAQGITQFLDIGSGIPAFGTVHEVAQEADPDARVVYVDHDPVAVAHGKAVLEANPGADAATADLRSPRDVLGLEAVGRLLDLRRPAALLLVAVLHFLAEADEPYEAVQALRDAMAPGSLLILTHVSDEGIPVPAEQAGRALDVYRNIRNPLIMRSRDEIARFFEGYDMVEPGLVPLPRWRPVTAPEGEDSFAFWGVAGVGRKA; this is translated from the coding sequence ATGGAGCGTCCGCCGTGGGCCCCGCGAGGCATCGATGTCTCGGTGCCCAGCGTGGCCCGCATCTACGACTTCTACCTCGGCGGTTCGCACAACTTCGAGGCCGACAGGGCGGCGGGCCGCAAGGCCATGGAGAGCATGCCGGGGCTGCCGGGGCTCGCACGCGCGAACCGTGCGTTCCTGCGGCGGGCCGTGCGGTACGCGATGGCGCAGGGCATCACGCAGTTCCTCGACATCGGTTCGGGAATACCGGCGTTCGGCACCGTCCACGAAGTCGCCCAGGAGGCCGACCCGGACGCCCGGGTCGTGTACGTCGACCACGACCCCGTCGCGGTGGCGCACGGCAAGGCGGTCCTGGAGGCCAATCCGGGGGCGGACGCGGCCACGGCCGACCTGCGCAGTCCGCGTGACGTTCTGGGACTCGAAGCGGTCGGCCGGCTGCTCGATCTGAGGCGGCCGGCCGCGCTGTTGCTCGTCGCGGTGCTCCACTTCCTCGCGGAGGCCGACGAGCCGTACGAGGCCGTGCAAGCCCTCCGGGACGCCATGGCACCGGGTAGTCTGCTCATCCTCACGCACGTCTCGGACGAAGGGATCCCCGTCCCGGCCGAACAGGCGGGCAGAGCGTTGGATGTGTACAGGAACATCCGCAATCCACTGATCATGCGCTCGCGTGACGAGATCGCGCGGTTCTTCGAGGGGTACGACATGGTGGAACCGGGGCTCGTGCCGCTGCCGCGCTGGCGGCCGGTGACCGCTCCCGAGGGGGAGGACTCCTTCGCCTTCTGGGGCGTCGCCGGTGTGGGGCGAAAGGCGTGA
- a CDS encoding LysR family transcriptional regulator, which produces MQFQQLQYFVAVAETRHFTRAAELVHVAQPSLSQQIRSLERELGADLFRRARGNITLTDAGEALLPLARRILADADTARQEVQELAQLRSGRVRLGATPSLCTGLLPDVLRGFHDRYPGIRLLIEEGGSHDLVRELARGALDLALVVLPLPTPSPALTTVELLREDLVVVSSPQAPFPGSGSVVRVPDLEGERLVMFRHGYDLRELTVAACRAEGFEPAFAVEGGEMDAVLGFVRAGLGVAVVPQMVAERAGHGLRVTPLARPGLHRVIALAHRSDVAPPRAARELQRMLLSR; this is translated from the coding sequence ATGCAGTTCCAGCAGCTTCAGTATTTCGTGGCGGTCGCGGAGACCCGGCACTTCACCCGGGCCGCCGAACTGGTACATGTCGCCCAGCCGTCGCTGTCCCAGCAGATCAGGTCGCTGGAGCGGGAGCTCGGCGCCGATCTCTTCCGGCGCGCCCGGGGCAACATCACGCTCACCGACGCCGGCGAGGCGCTGCTGCCGCTGGCCCGCCGGATCCTCGCGGACGCCGACACGGCCCGCCAGGAGGTCCAGGAGCTGGCGCAGCTGCGCAGCGGCCGGGTGCGCCTCGGAGCGACGCCGAGCCTGTGCACCGGCCTGCTCCCGGACGTGCTGCGCGGCTTCCACGACCGGTACCCCGGGATCCGGCTGCTGATCGAGGAGGGCGGCTCCCACGACCTGGTGCGCGAGCTGGCGCGCGGCGCGCTCGACCTGGCGCTGGTGGTGCTGCCGCTGCCCACCCCCTCCCCCGCGCTCACCACGGTGGAACTGCTCCGCGAGGACCTGGTCGTGGTCTCCTCCCCGCAGGCGCCGTTCCCCGGCTCGGGGAGCGTCGTCCGGGTGCCCGACCTGGAGGGCGAGCGCCTGGTGATGTTCCGGCACGGCTACGACCTGCGGGAGCTGACCGTGGCGGCCTGCCGCGCCGAGGGCTTCGAGCCGGCCTTCGCGGTGGAGGGCGGCGAGATGGACGCGGTGCTGGGCTTCGTACGGGCCGGGCTCGGGGTGGCCGTGGTCCCGCAGATGGTCGCCGAGCGCGCCGGCCACGGCCTGCGGGTGACCCCGCTGGCCCGGCCCGGCCTGCACCGGGTCATCGCGCTGGCCCACCGCAGCGACGTCGCGCCCCCGCGGGCGGCGCGCGAGCTCCAGCGGATGCTCCTGTCCCGGTGA
- a CDS encoding CapA family protein, giving the protein MPALTVLLTVGACATQERHAARGTGPHPMGSAGAQRGFTLVASGDVLPHDSVIRQAGTDAGGRGYDFAPMLADVKPVVSRADLAICHMETVYGAKGNYTGYPSFKSPPEVAKGLRATGYDACSTASNHTLDDGAAGVQRTLDALDRAGVRHTGSARTAAEARGPAWLQAGGARVAHLSYTYGTNGIALPAGKPWTVNLIDRNRIVADARAARKAGADVVVVSVHWGTEWQDEPDARQLTLARELTAARTGPRPDIDLIVGTHAHIPQAYEKVAGTWVVYGMGDQIAGDMINQMGRPDPRGNESTLARFTFAPPARSGERWRVTKAEFIPQWYDTATGRVVNLNEAIRKGRPVTAVRDRIRKVVLSRGAGGDGLVMGR; this is encoded by the coding sequence ATGCCCGCGCTCACCGTCCTGCTGACCGTCGGCGCCTGCGCCACGCAGGAGCGGCACGCCGCCCGCGGCACCGGCCCCCACCCGATGGGCAGCGCCGGAGCGCAGCGCGGCTTCACCCTGGTCGCCTCCGGCGACGTGCTGCCGCACGACTCGGTGATCCGCCAGGCCGGCACCGACGCGGGTGGCCGCGGCTACGACTTCGCCCCGATGCTGGCGGACGTCAAACCGGTGGTGTCCCGGGCCGACCTGGCGATCTGCCACATGGAGACGGTCTACGGCGCGAAGGGCAACTACACCGGATACCCCTCCTTCAAGTCCCCGCCCGAGGTGGCCAAGGGCCTGCGCGCCACCGGGTACGACGCCTGCTCCACCGCCTCCAACCACACGCTCGACGACGGCGCCGCCGGCGTGCAGCGCACTCTGGACGCGCTGGACCGGGCCGGCGTGCGGCACACCGGATCGGCGCGCACCGCCGCGGAGGCGCGCGGACCCGCCTGGCTCCAGGCGGGCGGCGCCAGGGTCGCCCACCTCTCGTACACCTACGGCACCAACGGGATCGCGCTGCCCGCCGGCAAGCCGTGGACGGTCAACCTGATCGACCGGAACCGGATCGTCGCGGACGCCCGTGCGGCCCGCAAGGCCGGCGCCGACGTGGTCGTGGTGTCCGTCCACTGGGGCACCGAATGGCAGGACGAGCCGGACGCCCGGCAACTCACCCTCGCCCGGGAGCTCACCGCCGCCAGGACCGGCCCCCGCCCCGACATCGACCTCATCGTGGGCACCCACGCCCACATCCCGCAGGCCTACGAGAAGGTGGCGGGCACCTGGGTGGTCTACGGCATGGGCGACCAGATCGCCGGCGACATGATCAACCAGATGGGCCGGCCGGACCCGCGCGGCAACGAGAGCACCCTCGCCCGCTTCACCTTCGCGCCGCCCGCGCGCAGCGGCGAGCGGTGGCGGGTGACCAAGGCGGAGTTCATCCCGCAGTGGTACGACACCGCGACCGGCCGGGTCGTCAACCTCAACGAGGCCATCCGCAAGGGCCGCCCGGTGACCGCGGTGCGCGACCGGATCCGCAAGGTCGTGCTCAGCCGCGGCGCGGGCGGCGACGGCCTGGTCATGGGGCGGTAG
- a CDS encoding class F sortase has protein sequence MSSSESAEEEERPRRRTPWGALALVLLTGLALIRNGSGEFNSGPPQPASAAAPSSSFAAGVPAPGMQPLPYSMVDRVTIPEIKVDAPVTPVGLDGDGWVGAPPPEDPNLAGWFTGAVSPGEKGTAVIVGHVDNARGPAVFYGLGSLKQGNHVEIKRRDGRTAVFEVYGVELFQKENFPGDRVYANTGKPELRVITCGGGFSKQHGYDGNVVVFARMVEVR, from the coding sequence ATGTCTTCGTCCGAGTCGGCCGAGGAGGAGGAGCGGCCCAGGAGGCGCACACCGTGGGGTGCGCTCGCACTGGTCCTGCTCACCGGTCTCGCGCTGATCCGCAACGGCTCGGGGGAGTTCAACAGCGGTCCCCCGCAACCCGCGTCCGCAGCGGCCCCGAGTTCGAGCTTCGCGGCCGGGGTGCCCGCCCCGGGGATGCAGCCGCTGCCGTACTCGATGGTCGACCGGGTCACCATCCCGGAGATCAAGGTGGACGCGCCGGTGACCCCCGTGGGTCTGGACGGGGACGGCTGGGTGGGTGCGCCGCCTCCGGAGGACCCCAACCTCGCGGGCTGGTTCACCGGTGCGGTGTCCCCCGGTGAGAAGGGCACGGCCGTCATCGTCGGCCATGTCGACAACGCGCGCGGGCCCGCCGTGTTCTACGGCCTCGGCTCGCTGAAGCAGGGCAACCACGTCGAGATCAAACGGCGGGACGGGCGCACCGCCGTCTTCGAGGTCTACGGTGTGGAGCTCTTCCAGAAGGAGAACTTCCCGGGCGACCGGGTCTACGCCAACACGGGGAAGCCGGAGCTGCGGGTGATCACCTGCGGTGGCGGGTTCTCCAAGCAGCACGGCTACGACGGGAACGTGGTGGTGTTCGCGCGCATGGTGGAGGTGCGCTGA
- a CDS encoding fumarate reductase/succinate dehydrogenase flavoprotein subunit: MTSSSEYGEYAAYTTGEPVADTKAPEGPINERWDTRRFEAKLVNPANRRKHTVIVVGTGLAGGSAGATLAEQGYHVVQFCYQDSPRRAHSIAAQGGINAAKNYRNDGDSVHRLFYDTVKGGDFRSRESNVHRLAQISVEIIDQCVAQGVPFAREYGGLLDTRSFGGVQVSRTFYARGQTGQQLLLGAYQALSRQIAAGNVEIHARTEMLDLIVVDGRARGIVARDLITGKIDTYFADAVVLASGGYGNVFYLSTNAMNSNATAIWRAHRKGAYFANPCFTQIHPTCIPRTGDHQSKLTLMSESLRNDGRIWVPKTKGDTRRPSEIPEDERDYYLERIYPSFGNLVPRDIASRAAKNVCDEGRGVGPGGQGVYLDFADAIARMGKEKVAEKYGNLFDMYERITAENPYEVPMRIYPAVHYTMGGLWVDYDLQTSVPGLFAVGEANFSDHGANRLGASALMQGLADGYFVLPSTINDYLARNPHHDEVNAEHPAAVEALGETEERLARLLAVDGDRTPDSFHREIGELMWEFCGMARTESGLRKALERIPAIREEFWRRIKVPGTGEEFNQSLEKANRVVDYLELAELMCLDALHRSESCGGHFREESQTPDGEAARRDDEFSYAAAWEFTATGQAPVLHKEDLVFEYVHPTQRSYA, encoded by the coding sequence ATGACCTCAAGCAGCGAATACGGCGAATACGCCGCCTACACGACCGGTGAGCCGGTCGCCGACACCAAGGCCCCCGAGGGACCGATCAACGAGCGCTGGGACACCCGCCGCTTCGAGGCGAAGCTGGTCAACCCGGCCAACCGCCGCAAGCACACGGTCATCGTCGTCGGCACCGGCCTCGCCGGCGGCTCCGCGGGCGCCACGCTCGCCGAGCAGGGCTACCACGTCGTGCAGTTCTGCTACCAGGACTCCCCGCGCCGCGCCCACTCCATCGCCGCGCAGGGCGGCATCAACGCCGCGAAGAACTACCGCAACGACGGCGACTCCGTGCACCGCCTCTTCTACGACACCGTGAAGGGCGGCGACTTCCGCTCCCGCGAGTCCAACGTGCACCGGCTCGCGCAGATCTCCGTGGAGATCATCGACCAGTGCGTAGCCCAGGGCGTGCCCTTCGCCCGGGAGTACGGCGGCCTGCTCGACACCCGCTCCTTCGGCGGCGTGCAGGTCTCCCGCACCTTCTACGCCCGCGGCCAGACGGGCCAGCAGCTCCTGCTCGGCGCCTACCAGGCCCTGTCCCGGCAGATCGCGGCCGGCAACGTCGAGATCCACGCGCGTACCGAGATGCTGGACCTGATCGTCGTCGACGGCCGGGCCCGCGGCATCGTCGCCCGCGACCTGATCACCGGCAAGATCGACACGTACTTCGCGGACGCGGTGGTGCTCGCCAGCGGCGGCTACGGCAACGTCTTCTACCTGTCGACGAACGCCATGAACTCCAACGCCACGGCGATCTGGCGCGCGCACCGCAAGGGCGCCTACTTCGCGAACCCCTGCTTCACCCAGATCCACCCCACGTGCATCCCGCGCACCGGCGACCACCAGTCGAAGCTGACCCTGATGAGCGAGTCGCTGCGCAACGACGGCCGCATCTGGGTGCCGAAGACCAAGGGCGACACCCGCCGGCCGAGCGAGATCCCCGAGGACGAGCGCGACTACTACCTGGAGCGCATCTACCCGTCCTTCGGCAACCTCGTGCCGCGTGACATCGCCTCGCGCGCCGCGAAGAACGTCTGCGACGAGGGCCGCGGCGTCGGCCCCGGCGGGCAGGGCGTGTACCTGGACTTCGCCGACGCCATCGCGCGCATGGGCAAGGAGAAGGTCGCCGAGAAGTACGGCAACCTCTTCGACATGTACGAGCGGATCACCGCGGAGAACCCGTACGAGGTGCCGATGCGGATCTACCCCGCCGTGCACTACACGATGGGCGGCCTGTGGGTCGACTACGACCTGCAGACCAGCGTCCCGGGCCTGTTCGCCGTCGGTGAGGCCAACTTCTCCGACCACGGCGCCAACCGCCTGGGCGCCTCCGCGCTGATGCAGGGCCTCGCGGACGGCTACTTCGTGCTGCCGTCCACGATCAACGACTACCTGGCGCGCAACCCGCACCACGACGAGGTGAACGCCGAGCACCCGGCCGCCGTCGAGGCGCTGGGGGAGACCGAGGAGCGCCTCGCGCGGCTGCTGGCCGTCGACGGCGACCGCACCCCGGACTCCTTCCACCGCGAGATCGGCGAGCTGATGTGGGAGTTCTGCGGAATGGCCCGCACCGAGTCGGGGCTGCGCAAGGCGCTGGAGCGGATCCCCGCGATCCGTGAGGAGTTCTGGCGCCGCATCAAGGTGCCCGGTACCGGCGAGGAGTTCAACCAGTCGCTGGAGAAGGCCAACCGGGTCGTCGACTACCTGGAGCTCGCCGAGCTCATGTGCCTCGACGCCCTGCACCGCAGCGAGTCCTGCGGCGGCCACTTCCGCGAGGAGTCGCAGACCCCCGACGGCGAGGCGGCCCGCAGGGACGACGAGTTCTCCTACGCCGCGGCCTGGGAGTTCACCGCCACCGGCCAGGCCCCCGTCCTGCACAAGGAAGACCTGGTCTTCGAGTACGTCCACCCCACTCAGCGGAGCTATGCATGA
- a CDS encoding succinate dehydrogenase — MTRSLWDSSVGKKTVMAVSGLIMLLYLVVHMYGNLKIFFGPGTFNEYAHWLRTIGEPFVHYEWTLWVIRVVLVVAVVAHATSAYQLSRRDIKARPSKYVHTRARASYATRTMRWGGVILGLFIVWHILDLTTGTLHSGGFQPGHPYQNVVDTFSTWYGNVIYIVAMLALGLHVQHGFWSAAQTLGAGSRSRDRALKIIANALAVVLTAGFIAVPVGVMTGLVA, encoded by the coding sequence ATGACACGCTCCCTTTGGGACTCGTCGGTAGGCAAGAAGACGGTGATGGCCGTCAGTGGCCTGATCATGCTGCTTTACCTGGTCGTCCACATGTACGGCAACCTGAAGATCTTCTTCGGTCCGGGCACGTTCAACGAGTACGCCCACTGGCTGCGCACCATCGGCGAGCCGTTCGTGCACTACGAGTGGACCCTCTGGGTGATCCGCGTGGTGCTGGTCGTCGCCGTTGTGGCGCACGCCACATCCGCTTACCAGCTCAGCCGCCGCGACATCAAGGCCCGCCCGAGCAAGTACGTGCACACCCGGGCCCGCGCCAGCTACGCGACCCGCACCATGCGATGGGGCGGGGTCATCCTCGGCCTGTTCATCGTCTGGCACATCCTGGACCTGACCACCGGCACCCTGCACTCCGGCGGCTTCCAGCCCGGACACCCGTACCAGAACGTCGTGGACACCTTCTCCACCTGGTACGGCAACGTCATCTACATCGTCGCGATGCTGGCGCTCGGCCTGCACGTCCAGCACGGCTTCTGGAGCGCCGCGCAGACCCTCGGCGCCGGCAGCCGCAGCCGCGACCGGGCCCTCAAGATCATCGCCAATGCGCTCGCCGTGGTCCTTACGGCGGGCTTCATCGCCGTGCCCGTCGGCGTCATGACCGGATTGGTGGCCTGA
- a CDS encoding bifunctional diguanylate cyclase/phosphodiesterase, with protein sequence MTAEPDGPEDRLRRFATIWSRAVHPVAGTSLNRPEFERQLLPLARQLRDALLARAFESAAGRRIGAALVDAHCTDPEALSATLDVVDAYLVLYCGADGPQEELRSRCSRVQHAVAAGFAGALRERTLAEQEAIARATLDARGAVALALHASEARFRAVFEGAAIGIGIADLEGTVLDANDALVRMFGGSEQLIRGRKVTEWTHPDDTPHTWRLYEELVSGEREHYRVEKAFYRPDGTVLWTNLTVSLLRDAEGRPQYQLALMEDTTERRLLNLRLRYEATHDALTGLPNRTLFFERLEKALAAGEDRRFGLCYLDLDGFKTVNDSLGHAAGDRLLVEVADRLQSCATAPGEMVARLGGDEFVALTSGPAGESDVDELASRIMNALAGPVRIDGRELTVRGSIGIVEGPAKERSPAEVLRSADITMYRAKSAGGNRYELADPEADARAITRHGLTTALPAALERDEFFIEYQPLVHLGDGSVRGAEALVRWAHPQHGVLGPDRFIPLAEDTGLIVPLGRWVLEESVRQARRWQERHADAGPLRINVNLSPCQLQHPGLVADTVDILDRVGLDPSALCLEVTESALIGADDDLLKPLRRLAEMGVDIALDDFGTGYSNLANLRRLPVSILKLDRSFTRGMQQFPADPIDLKIVEGIVALAHSLNLSVTVEGVETGAQAEALRDMGCDTAQGWYYARPGPLDRLHELALADATS encoded by the coding sequence GTGACCGCGGAGCCGGACGGCCCGGAGGACAGACTGCGCAGGTTCGCGACCATCTGGAGCCGGGCGGTCCACCCGGTGGCCGGCACCTCGCTGAACCGCCCCGAGTTCGAGCGGCAACTCCTCCCGCTCGCACGGCAGCTGCGCGACGCCCTGCTCGCCCGCGCGTTCGAGTCGGCCGCGGGCCGGCGGATCGGCGCGGCACTCGTCGATGCCCACTGCACCGACCCCGAGGCGCTCAGCGCCACCCTCGACGTGGTCGACGCCTACCTGGTGCTCTACTGCGGGGCGGACGGCCCCCAGGAGGAGCTGCGTTCCCGCTGCTCGCGGGTGCAGCATGCCGTCGCGGCCGGCTTCGCGGGGGCCCTGCGGGAGCGCACCCTCGCCGAGCAGGAGGCCATCGCGCGGGCCACGCTGGACGCCCGCGGTGCCGTGGCTCTCGCCCTGCACGCCAGTGAGGCACGCTTCCGCGCGGTCTTCGAGGGCGCCGCCATAGGAATCGGCATAGCCGACCTGGAGGGCACCGTCCTCGACGCCAACGACGCCCTGGTGCGGATGTTCGGCGGCTCCGAGCAACTCATTCGCGGCCGCAAAGTCACCGAGTGGACGCACCCCGACGACACGCCCCACACCTGGCGCCTCTACGAGGAGCTGGTGTCCGGCGAGCGCGAGCACTACCGCGTCGAGAAGGCGTTCTACCGCCCCGACGGCACCGTGCTGTGGACGAATCTGACGGTCTCCCTGCTCCGCGACGCCGAGGGCCGCCCGCAGTACCAACTGGCGCTGATGGAGGACACCACCGAGCGCAGGCTGCTCAATCTCCGGCTGCGCTATGAGGCCACCCATGACGCGCTCACCGGGCTGCCCAACCGGACGCTGTTCTTCGAGCGCCTGGAGAAGGCCCTGGCGGCCGGCGAGGACAGACGGTTCGGCCTCTGCTACCTCGATCTCGACGGTTTCAAGACCGTCAACGACAGCCTCGGGCACGCGGCTGGCGACCGGCTGCTGGTCGAGGTCGCCGACCGGCTCCAGTCGTGCGCGACGGCCCCCGGCGAGATGGTCGCCCGGCTCGGCGGCGACGAGTTCGTGGCGCTGACGTCCGGGCCCGCGGGCGAGAGCGACGTCGACGAGCTGGCGAGCCGGATCATGAACGCGCTGGCGGGCCCGGTGCGCATCGACGGCCGGGAGCTGACGGTGCGCGGCAGCATCGGCATCGTGGAGGGCCCCGCGAAGGAGCGAAGCCCCGCCGAGGTGCTGCGCAGCGCGGACATCACGATGTACCGGGCCAAGTCGGCGGGCGGCAACCGCTACGAGCTCGCCGACCCCGAGGCCGACGCCCGCGCCATCACCCGGCACGGCCTGACCACAGCGCTGCCCGCCGCCCTGGAGCGCGACGAGTTCTTCATCGAGTACCAGCCGCTGGTGCACCTCGGGGACGGCAGCGTGCGGGGCGCGGAGGCGCTGGTGCGCTGGGCGCACCCGCAGCACGGCGTGCTCGGGCCCGACCGGTTCATCCCGCTCGCCGAGGACACCGGCCTGATCGTGCCGCTCGGCCGCTGGGTGCTGGAGGAGTCCGTGCGGCAGGCCAGACGCTGGCAGGAACGACACGCCGACGCCGGGCCGCTGCGGATCAACGTCAACCTCTCGCCCTGCCAGCTCCAGCACCCGGGGCTGGTGGCCGACACGGTCGACATCCTCGACCGGGTGGGGCTCGACCCCTCCGCGCTCTGCCTGGAGGTCACCGAGTCGGCACTGATCGGCGCCGACGACGACCTCCTCAAGCCGCTGCGGCGGCTCGCCGAGATGGGCGTCGACATCGCGCTCGACGACTTCGGCACCGGTTACTCGAACCTCGCCAACCTCCGCAGGCTGCCCGTCAGCATCCTCAAGCTCGACCGGTCCTTCACCCGGGGCATGCAGCAGTTCCCCGCCGACCCCATCGACCTCAAGATCGTCGAGGGGATCGTGGCGCTCGCGCACAGCCTGAACCTCTCGGTGACCGTGGAGGGCGTGGAGACGGGCGCGCAGGCCGAGGCCCTGCGCGACATGGGCTGCGACACGGCCCAGGGGTGGTACTACGCGCGCCCCGGCCCGCTCGACCGGCTGCACGAGCTCGCCCTGGCGGACGCGACCAGCTGA
- a CDS encoding universal stress protein yields the protein MTHQQSTRFERGTDGPKVIVVGVDGSESSLRAAAYAGGLARRQHALLAVVYIQPVMAAGAALGVPVADATDEIAETLAREIRLAAERVKDIFEVRWEFHTFRGDPYNGLVTAADELKADAVVVGASEQAGHRFVGSVAIRLVKAGRWPVTVVP from the coding sequence GTGACCCATCAGCAGTCCACCCGGTTCGAACGCGGCACTGACGGGCCGAAGGTGATCGTCGTCGGCGTCGACGGCTCGGAGTCCTCGTTGCGCGCCGCGGCCTACGCGGGTGGGCTGGCCCGCCGGCAGCACGCACTGCTCGCCGTCGTGTACATACAGCCGGTGATGGCGGCCGGTGCCGCACTCGGTGTGCCGGTCGCCGACGCCACCGACGAGATCGCCGAGACCCTCGCCCGCGAGATCCGGCTGGCGGCCGAGCGGGTGAAGGACATCTTCGAGGTGCGCTGGGAGTTCCACACCTTCCGCGGCGACCCCTACAACGGCCTGGTGACCGCCGCGGACGAGCTCAAGGCCGACGCGGTCGTGGTGGGCGCCTCGGAGCAGGCGGGCCACCGCTTCGTCGGCTCGGTGGCGATCCGGCTGGTGAAGGCGGGACGGTGGCCGGTGACGGTGGTGCCGTAG
- a CDS encoding amino acid permease, which translates to MARLRMGEGVLRRKPIDQIAETRGAPGAEGVESEQLTRTLGLWQLTAIGVGGIIGAGIFALAGTVANGTAGPAVLVSFLIAGVASAAAALSYAEFAGLIPRAGSAYTYGYAVLGELAGWCIGWDLLLEYTAIVAVVAIGISGYFNFLLGDMGAHLPAWMLGAPGSGSGHRVDLFAALLCLLIAYLLNLGIKSAARFETFVVGLKVLVVLLVIGVGFFHVSTGNYHPYFPYGVGGAFTGAATVFFAVFGYDAMSTAAEESKDAQRHMPKAIIYSLVIAMVLYVLVCLVLTGMQNYRHIDKASGLSSAFKAVGLGSLADVIAVGAIIGILTVMFTFMLGVTRVWFSMSRDGLLPKWFAKTHPTRRVPTRVTWIVGAASAGIAGFLPIAEAAELTNIGILLAFVVVCVAVIVLRYRRPDLPRTFRTPGMPVVPAIGVVFSIWLITFLQWVTWVRFAVWFAIGLVIYFAYSRRKSLLAAPGAGDAAAPDARDATAP; encoded by the coding sequence ATGGCGCGACTCCGTATGGGCGAAGGCGTACTGCGCCGCAAACCGATCGACCAGATCGCCGAGACCCGTGGCGCACCGGGCGCCGAGGGAGTGGAGAGCGAGCAGCTGACCCGCACGCTGGGCCTGTGGCAGCTCACCGCGATCGGGGTGGGCGGCATCATCGGCGCGGGCATCTTCGCGCTGGCCGGCACGGTGGCCAACGGCACCGCCGGCCCCGCCGTGCTGGTGTCCTTCCTGATCGCGGGCGTGGCGAGCGCGGCCGCGGCGCTGTCGTACGCGGAGTTCGCGGGGCTCATCCCGAGAGCGGGCTCGGCCTACACCTACGGTTACGCGGTCCTGGGCGAGCTGGCCGGCTGGTGCATCGGGTGGGACCTGCTGCTGGAGTACACGGCGATCGTCGCGGTGGTGGCGATCGGCATCTCCGGCTACTTCAACTTCCTGCTCGGCGACATGGGCGCCCACCTGCCGGCGTGGATGCTGGGCGCGCCGGGCAGCGGGAGCGGCCACCGCGTGGACCTGTTCGCGGCGCTGCTCTGCCTGCTCATCGCCTACCTGCTCAACCTGGGCATCAAGAGCGCGGCACGCTTCGAGACGTTCGTGGTGGGCCTGAAGGTCCTGGTCGTGCTGCTGGTGATCGGTGTCGGGTTCTTCCACGTCAGCACGGGCAACTACCACCCCTACTTCCCCTACGGGGTGGGCGGCGCCTTCACCGGCGCGGCCACGGTGTTCTTCGCGGTGTTCGGCTACGACGCGATGAGCACGGCGGCCGAGGAGTCCAAGGACGCCCAGCGCCACATGCCGAAGGCGATCATCTACTCGCTGGTGATCGCGATGGTGCTCTACGTGCTGGTCTGCCTGGTGCTCACCGGCATGCAGAACTACCGGCACATCGACAAGGCGAGCGGGCTGTCCTCGGCGTTCAAGGCGGTCGGGCTCGGCTCGCTCGCCGACGTGATCGCGGTGGGCGCGATCATCGGCATCCTCACCGTGATGTTCACGTTCATGCTCGGGGTGACGCGCGTGTGGTTCTCGATGAGCCGCGACGGGCTGCTGCCGAAGTGGTTCGCCAAGACCCATCCGACCCGCCGGGTGCCCACCCGGGTGACCTGGATCGTGGGGGCCGCCTCCGCCGGCATCGCCGGGTTCCTGCCCATCGCCGAGGCGGCCGAGCTGACCAACATCGGCATCCTGCTCGCCTTCGTGGTGGTGTGCGTGGCGGTGATCGTGCTGCGCTACCGCCGGCCCGACCTGCCCCGGACGTTCCGCACCCCGGGCATGCCGGTGGTTCCGGCGATCGGGGTGGTGTTCTCCATCTGGCTGATCACGTTCCTGCAGTGGGTGACGTGGGTGCGGTTCGCGGTGTGGTTCGCGATCGGCCTGGTGATCTACTTCGCGTACTCCCGCCGCAAGTCGCTGCTGGCGGCACCCGGTGCGGGCGACGCGGCGGCGCCGGACGCGCGGGACGCCACCGCACCGTGA